The genome window AGGAGTATCAGTAAAGGAAGAGTGATTGTCGTTGACAGAGATGATTTGGTTGAGTGTTCTGTATTAGCTAGGTTGGCTAGAGAAAGGAAGATTGATAGTATTCATATTCCTAAAAATCCATTAGATGTTTTATCACAAGTAATAGTGGCTGCTAGTTTAATTTCTCCGATAGATAAGGAAGAGTTATTTAATATTCTAAAGAGGTCATATAATTTCTCTGATCTTAGTGAATCTGAGTACTCTTTAGTATTAAGATACCTTAGTGGTGATTTCTTTGGAGTTGAGTTAAAAAACGTTTATGCTAAAGTAAGACTAAAAGAGGAGAAGATTATATATCCCAAGAAAGGTAGTAGATTAATATTTTATACGAATAGTGGAACAATTCCAGATGAGGCTATGATAAGCGTAGTTACTGAAAATAATAAATATGTTGGCAATTTAGAAGAAGAATTTGTTGAAATATTATCACCCGGCGATATTTTCGTATTAAGTGGTAGGACTTATGAATTTATTGGAAGTAAAGGTTCTAAAGTAATTGTAAAAGAGGCCATAGGTCAAAGACCAACGGTTCCGAGTTGGTTTTCAGAAATGCTTCCATTAGCCTATGAATCAGCACTAGAGGTTGGTAAGTTTAGAAGAGAGGTAGCTGACATGATCAAGAAAGGGGTAACACATGCAGAGATAATACAGAATATTTCTAAGGAGTATGAAATTGATAAACATGCTTCCACCTCAATATATACCTATATTTTAGAACAGTATCTTTTCACGAATGGAAAAGTTCCCTCTGATAATTTAATTTTAATAGAAATTTACGATGACGAAGAAGGAATTAGGAATTATATATTTCACGCACTATATGGAAGAAGAGCATTAGATGCTCTTTCTAGAGCCTTCGCATACATGCTTAGTGAAGAATTGAATACAGACGTTAAAGTTTCTGTTACTGATAATGGATTTATGCTTAGTGTAAAAAGAGACATTCCCTTAAATTATGACATTAAGAAACTATTTGAAAAGGTTAATCCGGATAACGTTTATGAGATAGTTACAAAGGCCATTATGAGGACAGAAATGCTAAAGAGAAGATTCAGACACTGTGCAGAAAGATCATTTATGTTATTGCGAAAATATAAAGGAAAGGAAACTAATCTAGAGAGAAGAGAGTTAAATTCTGAGACGCTATTAAAGGCTCTACGAGAAATTGAAAATTTTCCAGTTATTAAGGAAACTATTAGGGAAATTTTGGAAGATCATATGGATATAGTAAGGGCTAAGGAGATTCTCAGAAAAGTTGCTGATCATGAAATAGCGGTTGATGTATTTGGACCAACTACCATTCCTAGTCCATTCTCCCATAGTATAATACTTAAAGGGCATTCAGATGTAGTATTAGCTGAAGATAGAAGAGAATTAATGAAGAAGCTTCATGATAGAGTTGTAGAGTTCTTGAGACAGAAAGGAGTTAATATCGAGCTCGAGTATACTTCCGTTTGAATATAGTATACCTTTTATACATTTTTTAGATATAATGATCCAAGGTACGTTCCATATTTTCATTGATATGATATCTTTGTAGCTAGGTTCACAACTTTCCTCATGAGTGTGGACTATTGCTTGTATTTTGTTATCACATTCACTTTTTATAAGGGTATAAAAATCAGAGGGGTCACATATAAATTCATATTCTAGGCGACTTATATTTTTTAACTCATAAAAAGTATTATTGCAGATTATTCCGCACTTCTCTTTCAAGATGTCCACAAGCCTTCTAGGCCCGCAATAGATCTCAAAATATCTGTTCTGGTTACAATACCTACTGCTTTATTATTACTATCCAACACTAGTAATCTACCAACATTGTAAATTATCATTTTCCTAATTGCATCTAACAAATCTTCATTTTCATTTATACTTATTACATTGGTCTTCATATAGTCTGAGACTTTAGCTGTATAATTTCCTTCAAAGAAGGCTTTAATTATATCTGCTGTAGTTAGAATT of Sulfolobus sp. E5-1-F contains these proteins:
- a CDS encoding ATP-dependent helicase; protein product: MSDTYFYSDEEIYNLLRPYVAKWFKEKYVTFTPPQRAAIPLIKQNYNVLVSSPTGSGKTLAAFLGILDSLFELGDNNELEDKVYAVYISPLRALNNDMQRNLLEPLSEIRQINPKLPDVRVGIRTSDTTSYEKQKMLKKPPHILITTPESFGISITSPKFSQKLTDVKWVIVDEIHELANSKRGAYLSAMLELFRSLVAKKEFVRIGLSATVSPLEEVAQFLVGKGREYRIVDARFVKPIDIKVISPVKDLVHSSESEVDKGIYKTILNEVKKHRTTLIFTNTRHATERVAYKLRKLAESEKVFDADAIEAHHSSLSRDVRLEVEDKLKKGILKVVVSSTSLELGIDIGYIDLVILLSSPKSVSRLLQRIGRAGHHIRSISKGRVIVVDRDDLVECSVLARLARERKIDSIHIPKNPLDVLSQVIVAASLISPIDKEELFNILKRSYNFSDLSESEYSLVLRYLSGDFFGVELKNVYAKVRLKEEKIIYPKKGSRLIFYTNSGTIPDEAMISVVTENNKYVGNLEEEFVEILSPGDIFVLSGRTYEFIGSKGSKVIVKEAIGQRPTVPSWFSEMLPLAYESALEVGKFRREVADMIKKGVTHAEIIQNISKEYEIDKHASTSIYTYILEQYLFTNGKVPSDNLILIEIYDDEEGIRNYIFHALYGRRALDALSRAFAYMLSEELNTDVKVSVTDNGFMLSVKRDIPLNYDIKKLFEKVNPDNVYEIVTKAIMRTEMLKRRFRHCAERSFMLLRKYKGKETNLERRELNSETLLKALREIENFPVIKETIREILEDHMDIVRAKEILRKVADHEIAVDVFGPTTIPSPFSHSIILKGHSDVVLAEDRRELMKKLHDRVVEFLRQKGVNIELEYTSV